A single Triticum dicoccoides isolate Atlit2015 ecotype Zavitan chromosome 2A, WEW_v2.0, whole genome shotgun sequence DNA region contains:
- the LOC119358657 gene encoding bisdemethoxycurcumin synthase-like: MTARTNGKMFIRQHGEGPSAMLAIGTANPTNLLLPQDVFADNLFRVTKSEHLTELKEKMNRICQKTGIGKRHFHLTEETLGAHPEFLDRELPSLDARIEMAATAVPKLAQSAAAKAIAEWGRPATDITHLLFSTYSAWEAPSADLKLATLLGLRPTVCRTILSLHGCYGGGRALHLAKELAENNRGARVLVACAETTLVCFGGPDGANLVGHALFGDGPFGEGERPLFEMVTAMQTTIPRTEHVLGMQATAGGIDFHLAIQVPMLIGQNVERCLLDAFGGDGDAPGSWNELFWAVHPGGRPILDNIDTVLKLEPGKLAASRHVLREYGNMSGATIVFVLDELRRRRKEEDDGGHQLPEWGAMLAFGPGITIETMVLRSPR; encoded by the exons ATGACTGCAAGAACCAACGGAAAGATGTTCATTCGGCAGCACGGTGAAGGGCCTTCTGCGATGCTCGCCATCGGCACGGCGAACCCGACGAACCTCCTGCTACCCCAAGATGTTTTCGCCGACAACTTGTTCCGCGTGACCAAGAGCGAGCACCTCACTGAACTCAAAGAAAAGATGAACAGAATCT GTCAGAAAACGGGCATCGGGAAGCGCCACTTCCACCTGACCGAGGAGACACTGGGCGCCCACCCGGAGTTCCTCGACAGGGAGCTGCCATCCCTCGACGCTCGCATAGAAATGGCCGCCACCGCCGTGCCGAAGCTCGCGCAGTCCGCCGCGGCCAAGGCCATCGCCGAGTGGGGCCGCCCGGCCACCGACATAACCCACCTTCTCTTCAGCACCTACTCCGCGTGGGAGGCCCCGAGCGCGGACCTCAAGCTGGCCACGCTCCTCGGCCTCCGCCCCACGGTCTGCCGCACCATCCTCAGCCTCCACGGCTGCTACGGCGGCGGCAGGGCGCTCCACCTCGCCAAGGAGCTGGCCGAGAACAACCGCGGCGCCCGCGTCCTCGTGGCCTGCGCCGAGACGACCCTCGTCTGCTTCGGCGGCCCCGACGGCGCCAACCTCGTGGGCCACGCCTTGTTCGGGGACGGCCCCTTCGGCGAAGGCGAGCGCCCGCTCTTCGAGATGGTCACCGCCATGCAGACAACGATCCCGAGGACCGAGCACGTGCTCGGCATGCAGGCCACCGCGGGCGGCATAGACTTCCACCTCGCCATCCAGGTGCCGATGCTCATCGGGCAGAACGTCGAGCGGTGCCTCCTCGACGCGTTCGGCGGAGACGGCGATGCTCCGGGCTCTTGGAACGAGCTCTTCTGGGCGGTGCACCCGGGTGGGCGTCCCATCCTGGATAACATAGACACGGTGCTCAAACTGGAGCCGGGTAAGTTGGCGGCCAGCCGGCATGTGCTCCGCGAGTACGGCAACATGAGTGGCGCCACCATCGTCTTCGTGCTCGACGAGCTGCGCCGGCGTCGCAAGGAGGAGGATGATGGTGGCCACCAGCTGCCGGAGTGGGGCGCCATGCTGGCCTTCGGGCCCGGAATCACCATTGAGACCATGGTGCTTCGCTCTCCACGCTGA